GGCCTGGGCCAGGTGGTCGTGGCCGTCGTGGCGGGGCCCCGCCAGGGCCACGAAGAGGGCGCCCGGGGTCAGGGTGCGCGAGTCGGTGGAGACCGCCTCGAAGACGAGGTCCGCCGGCCCCTGGGCGGTCCCCTCCACGGCCCGGGCCACTTCGTCGAGGCGAAAGGTCACGGCGTGCCTCCCGCCGCTCGGGCGGCCAGGGCTGCGCGGGCCTCGGCCCGGTCGTCGAAGGGGAGCACCCGGTCCCCCATGGTCTGGGTGGTCTCGTGGCCCTTGCCGGCAATCAGCACGGCGTCGCCGGGGCCGGCGGCCCGGACGGCCCACCGGATGGCCTCGGCCCGGTCCGGCACCCGGGCGTAGCCCCCGCTGCCCCGGGCCAGGGCCTCCCAGCGCTCCACCCGCTTCCACCCGGCGGGGAGCCCGGCCTCGATGGCGTCGAGGATGGCCCCGGTGCTCTCGGAGCGGGAGTTGTCGGCCGTGAGCACCAGGGCGTCGCTGCCCCGGGCGGCGGCGGCGGCCATGAGGGGCCGCTTGGCCCGGTCCCGGTCCCCGCCGCACCCGAAGACGCACAGGAGGCGCCGGGGGCCCGCGCCGCGCACGGCTTCCAGCACCCGCTCCAGGGCATCGGGGGTGTGGGCGTAGTCCACGAAGACGAAGACCTCCTGTCCGGGCGACGCTTCCACGGGCTCGAGGCGCCCCGGCACCCGGGGCGCGCGCTCCAGGGCCCGCGCCGCCCGGGGCAGCGCCAGGCCCAGGGCGTGGGCCGTGGCCAGGGCGCAGGCGGCGTTTCGGGCGTTGAAGGCGCCCGCGAGCGGCGTGCGCACCGGGGCCCGGCCGCCCGGATAGAGCACCGTGCCCTTGAGCCCCCGGGGCCCGAGCTCCTCCACCGCCAGGCGCACGTCTCCCGTCTCCAGACCGTAGGTCACGGCGCGGGCACCCAGCTCCGCGGCCAGCTGCGCGCCCCA
This genomic window from Thermodesulfobacteriota bacterium contains:
- a CDS encoding UDP-N-acetylmuramoyl-L-alanyl-D-glutamate--2,6-diaminopimelate ligase, which codes for MRLSQLLNGLASERLDPGDPEITAVGCDSRAVIPGSLFAAVRGVRADGHDHLEAAARAGAAACLLREPRPGFGMVRVRVADPEAALGRAASAFHGHPSRTLRVVGITGTNGKTTTAYLVQHLLEDAGVRAGRLGTVSYAFPRGEEPAPLTTPDAPALQAALARMRDEGAGAVVMEVSSHALARQRVEGCAFACGVFTNLSQDHLDYHGTMDAYFEAKRSFFTRYAPEAPAVVNAEDPWGAQLAAELGARAVTYGLETGDVRLAVEELGPRGLKGTVLYPGGRAPVRTPLAGAFNARNAACALATAHALGLALPRAARALERAPRVPGRLEPVEASPGQEVFVFVDYAHTPDALERVLEAVRGAGPRRLLCVFGCGGDRDRAKRPLMAAAAARGSDALVLTADNSRSESTGAILDAIEAGLPAGWKRVERWEALARGSGGYARVPDRAEAIRWAVRAAGPGDAVLIAGKGHETTQTMGDRVLPFDDRAEARAALAARAAGGTP